A genomic stretch from Telmatocola sphagniphila includes:
- a CDS encoding DUF2256 domain-containing protein, with protein sequence MTQKKSDLPSKICPVCQKPFTWRKKWARCWAEVRFCSERCRRSRHSR encoded by the coding sequence ATGACGCAAAAGAAATCGGACCTACCGAGTAAAATTTGCCCGGTGTGTCAAAAGCCGTTTACCTGGCGAAAGAAGTGGGCACGCTGTTGGGCCGAAGTGCGCTTCTGTTCCGAACGATGCCGCCGCTCAAGGCACAGTCGCTGA
- a CDS encoding HlyD family secretion protein, protein MFHKYLLPLIAIGLLGLAAAHVAKSQQTPPKLNPIVEPSKNPFSSSIAGSGIVEPRSENISIGSHLPGVVAEVFVNVGDQVRAGDRLLRLDDRQLNAEYAVRSANLSAAEAQLKRLRDQPRAEEIPPLKAKYFEAQANLDNARDLYNRAQRLAKTGAIGEEELITKRNAVAVSEAQLQKAEADLKLTEAGAWEPDKLVAQRAVDQSRALLMQTKIELERNVVNAPISGQILQKNVRPGEYVGIPPSQALFIMGDTSTLHIRMDVDENDLTRFKPGLPAKAFRRGDPQTEISLSFVRIEPYVIPKKSLTGSGSERVDTRVLQVIYKVAEKSVPLYIGQQLDVYVDASQK, encoded by the coding sequence GTGTTTCATAAATATTTGCTACCGTTGATTGCCATCGGCCTGCTGGGATTGGCCGCCGCGCATGTAGCTAAATCGCAGCAGACGCCACCTAAGCTGAATCCCATCGTCGAACCCTCGAAGAATCCCTTTAGCTCGAGCATTGCCGGTTCGGGGATTGTAGAGCCGCGCTCGGAAAATATTTCAATCGGATCGCATTTGCCAGGGGTCGTTGCCGAAGTTTTTGTCAACGTTGGGGATCAGGTTCGGGCAGGTGACCGCCTGCTGCGCTTGGACGATCGCCAATTGAATGCGGAATACGCCGTTCGATCGGCAAATCTCAGCGCCGCGGAGGCGCAACTCAAACGTCTTCGAGATCAGCCGCGTGCGGAAGAGATTCCTCCATTGAAAGCCAAGTATTTCGAGGCTCAGGCAAATCTCGATAATGCCCGGGACCTGTACAATCGGGCGCAGAGGTTGGCGAAAACAGGGGCTATCGGCGAGGAAGAATTAATTACCAAGAGGAATGCCGTCGCTGTGTCGGAAGCGCAACTTCAGAAAGCCGAAGCCGATTTGAAACTGACCGAAGCCGGAGCCTGGGAACCCGATAAACTCGTCGCTCAACGAGCGGTGGACCAATCGCGTGCGTTATTGATGCAGACCAAAATCGAGTTGGAACGCAACGTTGTCAACGCTCCGATTTCCGGTCAAATTCTTCAGAAGAATGTTCGGCCCGGCGAGTACGTCGGAATTCCTCCTTCTCAGGCGTTGTTCATTATGGGCGATACCTCCACCTTGCACATCCGTATGGATGTGGATGAAAATGATTTGACTCGTTTCAAGCCCGGATTGCCGGCCAAAGCGTTTCGGCGGGGCGATCCGCAGACCGAAATTTCCTTGAGTTTCGTACGCATCGAACCCTATGTCATTCCGAAAAAATCGCTTACCGGTTCGGGTAGCGAACGAGTCGATACGCGGGTGTTGCAAGTGATATATAAAGTGGCAGAAAAATCGGTGCCTTTATATATCGGACAGCAACTCGATGTCTATGTGGATGCTTCTCAGAAATGA